From a region of the Megalops cyprinoides isolate fMegCyp1 chromosome 13, fMegCyp1.pri, whole genome shotgun sequence genome:
- the rhcga gene encoding rh family, C glycoprotein a isoform X1: MGNCLQCVKDLCTRPKNTNMRISLPAVCFVWQLAMIILFGVFIRYNEESDVRWVEFKKSQNITSDAENDFYYRYPSFQDVHVMIFVGFGFLMTFLKRYSFGAVGFNFLIAAFGLQWALLMQGWFHSLDYTDGKIKIGVENIINADFCVAGCLIAYGAVLGKVSPVQLLVMTLFGITLFAVEEFIILNLIHARDAGGSMVIHTFGGYYGLSISWVLYRPNLDQSKRLQGSVYHSDVFAMIGTLFLWMFWPSFNSAITDHGDGQHRAAINTYLALASTVLTTVAISSLFEKKGKLDMVHIQNSTLAGGVAVGTAAEFMLMPYGSLIVGFCCGIVSTLGYIYLTPFMEKKLKIQDTCGIHNLHAMPGVIGGIVGAITAASATVPVYGKEGLVNTFDFVDAFATRVPTVQGGYQAAGMCVAIAFGIGGGIIVGTILKLPIWGDPADDNCFDDEVYWEVPEDEESIPPVLEYNNHMTNKRHVMSETNFSVEQS; the protein is encoded by the exons ATGGGGAATTGTCTACAATGCGTTAAGGACCTCTGTACGCGGCCGAAAAACACCAATATGCGGATTAGCCTGCCTGCAGTCTGTTTCGTGTGGCAGTTGGCTATGATCATCCTTTTCGGTGTGTTCATCCGTTACAATGAGGAGTCCGATGTCCGCTGGGTCGAATTCAAAAAGTCGCAGAATATAACGAGTGACGCAGAGAACGACTTCTACTACAGATACCCAA gctTCCAGGACGTCCATGTAATGATCTTTGTGGGCTTCGGCTTCCTCATGACCTTTCTGAAGCGCTACAGCTTCGGCGCCGTGGGCTTCAACTTCCTCATCGCTGCGTTCGGCCTCCAGTGGGCCCTGCTGATGCAGGGCTGGTTCCACTCCCTCGACTACACGGACGGAAAGATCAAAATTGGGGTGGAAAA CATCATCAATGCTGACTTCTGTGTGGCCGGATGCCTGATTGCCTACGGGGCGGTGCTGGGCAAAGTCAGCCCAGTTCAGCTACTGGTCATGACGCTGTTTGGCATTACCCTGTTTGCGGTCGAGGAGTTCATCATTCTCAACCTCATTCAC GCTAGGGATGCTGGAGGCTCCATGGTCATCCATACCTTTGGAGGTTATTATGGTCTGTCAATCTCCTGGGTTCTCTATCGGCCTAACCTGGACCAGAGCAAACGCCTGCAGGGGTCTGTCTATCACTCAGACGTGTTCGCCATGATTG gcaCCCTCTTCCTGTGGATGTTTTGGCCAAGTTTCAACTCAGCCATCACTGACCATGGTGATGGGCAGCACAGGGCAGCCATTAACACCTACCTCGCTCTGGCCTCTACTGTCCTCACCACCGTGGCCATCTCCAGCCTCTTTGAGAAGAAGGGCAAGCTGGACATG GTGCACATACAGAACTCAACCCTGGCCGGTGGCGTTGCCGTGGGAACCGCCGCAGAATTCATGCTGATGCCCTACGGCTCACTGATTGTTGGCTTCTGCTGTGGCATCGTCTCTACGCTCGGCTACATTTACCTAACG CCGTTCATGGAGAAGAAGCTGAAGATTCAGGACACCTGTGGCATTCACAACCTGCACGCCATGCCGGGGGTGATCGGGGGCATCGTCGGAGCCATCACAGCGGCCTCGGCCACCGTTCCGGTCTACGGCAAGGAGGG GCTGGTCAATACGTTTGACTTTGTGGATGCATTTGCGACCCGGGTTCCCACTGTGCAGGGCGGGTACCAGGCTGCCGGGATGTGTGTGGCCATCGCCTTCGGAATCGGCGGGGGTATCATTGTGG GTACTATCCTGAAGCTGCCCATCTGGGGAGACCCAGCAGATGATAACTGCTTTGACGATGAGGTGTATTGGGAG GTCCCGGAGGATGAAGAAAGCATTCCTCCGGTTCTTGAATACAACAACCACATGACCAACAAGCGCCACGTCAT GTCGGAAACAAACTTCTCTGTGGAGCAGAGCTAG
- the rhcga gene encoding rh family, C glycoprotein a isoform X2: MGNCLQCLGNRPKNTNMRISLPAVCFVWQLAMIILFGVFIRYNEESDVHWVEFKKSHNITSDIDNDFYFRYPSFQDVHVMIFVGFGFLMTFLKRYSFGAVGFNFLIAAFGLQWALLMQGWFHSLDYTDGKIKIGVENIINADFCVAGCLIAYGAVLGKVSPVQLLVMTLFGITLFAVEEFIILNLIHARDAGGSMVIHTFGGYYGLSISWVLYRPNLDQSKRLQGSVYHSDVFAMIGTLFLWMFWPSFNSAITDHGDGQHRAAINTYLALASTVLTTVAISSLFEKKGKLDMVHIQNSTLAGGVAVGTAAEFMLMPYGSLIVGFCCGIVSTLGYIYLTPFMEKKLKIQDTCGIHNLHAMPGVIGGIVGAITAASATVPVYGKEGLVNTFDFVDAFATRVPTVQGGYQAAGMCVAIAFGIGGGIIVGTILKLPIWGDPADDNCFDDEVYWEVPEDEESIPPVLEYNNHMTNKRHVMSETNFSVEQS, encoded by the exons ATGGGGAATTGTCTTCAATGCCTTGGGAACCGGCCGAAAAACACCAATATGCGGATTAGCCTGCCTGCAGTCTGTTTCGTGTGGCAGTTGGCTATGATCATCCTTTTCGGTGTGTTCATCCGTTACAACGAGGAGTCCGATGTCCACTGGGTCGAATTCAAAAAGTCGCATAACATAACGAGTGACATAGACAACGACTTCTACTTCAGATACCCAA gctTCCAGGACGTCCATGTAATGATCTTTGTGGGCTTCGGCTTCCTCATGACCTTTCTGAAGCGCTACAGCTTCGGCGCCGTGGGCTTCAACTTCCTCATCGCTGCGTTCGGCCTCCAGTGGGCCCTGCTGATGCAGGGCTGGTTCCACTCCCTCGACTACACGGACGGAAAGATCAAAATTGGGGTGGAAAA CATCATCAATGCTGACTTCTGTGTGGCCGGATGCCTGATTGCCTACGGGGCGGTGCTGGGCAAAGTCAGCCCAGTTCAGCTACTGGTCATGACGCTGTTTGGCATTACCCTGTTTGCGGTCGAGGAGTTCATCATTCTCAACCTCATTCAC GCTAGGGATGCTGGAGGCTCCATGGTCATCCATACCTTTGGAGGTTATTATGGTCTGTCAATCTCCTGGGTTCTCTATCGGCCTAACCTGGACCAGAGCAAACGCCTGCAGGGGTCTGTCTATCACTCAGACGTGTTCGCCATGATTG gcaCCCTCTTCCTGTGGATGTTTTGGCCAAGTTTCAACTCAGCCATCACTGACCATGGTGATGGGCAGCACAGGGCAGCCATTAACACCTACCTCGCTCTGGCCTCTACTGTCCTCACCACCGTGGCCATCTCCAGCCTCTTTGAGAAGAAGGGCAAGCTGGACATG GTGCACATACAGAACTCAACCCTGGCCGGTGGCGTTGCCGTGGGAACCGCCGCAGAATTCATGCTGATGCCCTACGGCTCACTGATTGTTGGCTTCTGCTGTGGCATCGTCTCTACGCTCGGCTACATTTACCTAACG CCGTTCATGGAGAAGAAGCTGAAGATTCAGGACACCTGTGGCATTCACAACCTGCACGCCATGCCGGGGGTGATCGGGGGCATCGTCGGAGCCATCACAGCGGCCTCGGCCACCGTTCCGGTCTACGGCAAGGAGGG GCTGGTCAATACGTTTGACTTTGTGGATGCATTTGCGACCCGGGTTCCCACTGTGCAGGGCGGGTACCAGGCTGCCGGGATGTGTGTGGCCATCGCCTTCGGAATCGGCGGGGGTATCATTGTGG GTACTATCCTGAAGCTGCCCATCTGGGGAGACCCAGCAGATGATAACTGCTTTGACGATGAGGTGTATTGGGAG GTCCCGGAGGATGAAGAAAGCATTCCTCCGGTTCTTGAATACAACAACCACATGACCAACAAGCGCCACGTCAT GTCGGAAACAAACTTCTCTGTGGAGCAGAGCTAG